TGAAGGAGCTGTCACTATGATAGTAATTTTTTAAAGTGCCTTCACCCCCGGTTGGAAGAATAACTTTTAACCGCTCCCAGCCAAATTCATTTTTCATTTTATTTAAGATGTAAATAAATGATTGTGGTGTAAACAAATTGTAGCGACTTAACCCGCTACCATCTACCCATCTGGGTTTTTGGGGAATATCTTTTAAGTCTGATTTTAATAAAGTGTCGATAATGTCTTCATCATTCATATAACCTAAATGCTCGTTGCTTACCATTAATAAAGTTTGCTCGGCAAAGAAGTTATCACTGCGATGCATCATGAGTTTAAAGAGAGAATCGGAGGGTTGAGAGTGGATAACAGATAAATTGCTGTCTTTGAAAGATTCCTGGTATTGGAATTCCTGTCGTTGAGATTCGAACGTTCCATCTTTAAGCAACACTTTATATCCAACTTGATCAAAGTGTTTATTTTTAAACTGTTGATTTAATATCGAAATAATTCTATCGCCTTCCGTATTTATAGGAATGTCCACTTGCTTTACTTTCTCTTTAGAAGGAATTACCCAAATAGCATCATCCGCCGGGGCTTTTTTTAATGTAAAATATCTACCGGTATCAATCAAGAGATTATAACGATCCCTGTAAAAATCATCAAAATAATTTCTATCTAAACCATAACCATAAAACCAATAGGGATTGAGTTTAAAATCAGCTGAAGTTTTCCATCTGAGATGAACATCGACTTGCCTATTTGCAATGATTCTATCTTTGTTAATAGAATCTTGCCAGATAAAGGTTAATAAATTGCCATGAACCGGCATGGCAGATCGTTCAGGGCAATAACTTTCTGCAAAATCGCCCCAGGACCAATATTCCGATCTGGCTGTGGCTTTCCAATTACTTTTATGTATGATGAGTCTATTATAGGGTAAGTTTTCTATAAAATTTTTTACAGGTTGATTGGTAAAATCGGGATGCATAAAAGTTGGATCCCCAGTGGGAATAATTCTGAATTCAAAGGAATCGTATTTAAGTGTGCTTGGTTTAATTGGTTCAATAATTTTATATCTTAATCCCACCAAACTATCTCCCAAATATTTCATTCCGGCATATAACGTAAACAATTTGGCATTACTTGCCGGTACAAAATATTTTGCAGCATCATAATTATATAAGTAAGAATTGGCAATAGGATCATAAACAGAAATGCCAATATGCCCAGTGCTCACAACAGAATCATTAATTAAAGAGTCGGCAAAGTTTTGTATTTGTGCAGAAGAAGGTGAGGAAATAATTAGGAATGCACAATTAATAATTAATAATTTTTTCAACTTACTAAACGTCTGTAAAAATTGAATCTTCATTATTAATTACTAATTATTAACTCTTAATTAAGTTCTTTCCTGCGCTCTCAACCATCTTTCAGGTATCATATTCCTGCTGGCATTAACATAATCGTTATAACTGCAGGCAATAAATTTTTTATTGGGTAATTGCATCCACCAGCGATTGCTTCTTTTGCTTTGCAGAAAAACAGTATCTACCTCTGCAAAAGCAGTATTATATTCATTAAAATATTCACGTTCTTCAATAGACACTTCTTGTTTGCTTTTATACTTACCATCTATAAAGTACCAGATCATTTGCGCAATTTGTTTAGCGGTCAGTTCATTTACATCCGATTGCACATCGTAACCATAAATACCAAAACTGCTGAGCATATCGCTCATGCCCGCATAACGCGTAAGCGTACAAGCCTCTTCACCCGTTAGTCCATTTGGGGAAATTTCATTAGCAGGTGCATCACTATGTTTTATAGCACTGATATCAAAACTCAATAAATTGGTATTCCGCAATACAGGTTCCATTTCATCAATATTATCTTTTACATGCCCCAGTCGAAAGCAATCAAAACGCAGCTTATCCATTCTTTCCAGCATCACCGGGTGAACAAAATAACTTTGAAAACCGATGTGGTTATAATGTTTAACAAGATTGGGTTCACTCGTCAGCATGTCCAATAAGAAGTTTTCACTGCGGATAGAGCTTTCACCTCGTAAGTCGATCATTGCATCAATGCAGGTAGCTTCTACTAATTGCTGAGCATCCCTATAAGCAAAATATTGAGCTAAGGTCAGATCGTGTGAACCACCTAAAATAATAACAGTTTTATTCAACTGTAATAATTCGCTTAATACGGTTTTAAATGCAGCATAACTATCAGTAATAGAAGCGCCGGTTTTAATGTTGCCGATATCTGCTATCTGCACATCATAATGCCAGTAATGCAATTGGTATAAATATTTACGAATGGCATCAGGACTATCCGTACGTGAATTAAAGATCCCGCTGCCTCTCGACTCGCCAATTCCCATTATCACGATATCTGCATTGGCAACATCAGGCATTTCGTGTTTATACGCATTTACATGCGTAGCCAACTGTCCGTCATTATAGCCAAAATCAATGTCAGATCCATAAAAGCTGATCGGTTCTAAAAAATCGTGCAAATCAAGCATTCCCAAATATTTCCAACAAACTTAACAAATAATAGTATCGGTTTTGTAAAAACGCAATTAACAACTGTGAATAACAAATCCGTACTTTTGCCGCCATGGAACAGCTTATTAAGCAAATAGAAGACTATAAACAAGAGATAAATAATTACGTGGCAGCCAATGCCGATGATGCAGAAACTTTCAGGATTAAATATCTCGGCACTAAAGGGTTGGTAAAATCGGTAATGGGCGAAATGAAAAATGTACCTGCCGATCAAAAAAAAGAATTCGGGCAATTGCTGAATGATTTCAAATTATTTACAGAAGCTAAATACGAAGAATTAAAAGAAACAACCGATAACGGGAAGGCCAACACTGAAAATACTATTGACATTTCATTACCTGCTGATACTTTACCGTTAGGTTCCCGCCATCCAATAAGTTTGGTGCGCAACAGAATTGTTTCCATCTTTCAGCGTTTAGGTTTTGCAGTAGCCGAAGGACCGGAAATTGAAGATGACTGGCACAATTTTACTGCATTGAATTTGCCGGAAAATCATCCTGCACGTGATATGCAGGACACTTTTTATATTAATCAAAATCCGGATTGGTTATTGCGTACACATACATCCAGTGTGCAGGTGCGTGAAATGGAAAAAGGCAAATTGCCCATCCGTATTATTTGCCCGGGTCGTGTATATCGTAACGAAACGATCAGCGCAAGAGCGCATTGCTTCTTTCACCAGGTAGAAGGTTTATATATCGCCGAAAATGTTTCCTTTGCAGATCTAAAACAAACGCTATACTTCTTTGTGCAGGAAATGTTTGGCGAATCGGTTAAAGTTCGTTTTCGCCCCAGCTATTTTCCATTTACAGAACCAAGTGCTGAAATGGATATCAGCTGTTTGATCTGTGGCGGTAAAGGCTGTAATGTTTGCAAGCACACAGGATGGGTAGAGATATTAGGGTGTGGCATGGTGCATCCAAACCTGTTGGAAAATTGTGGTATTGATAGTAATAAATACACAGGCTTTGCATTTGGCATGGGTGTTGAACGTATTACTATGTTGAAATACCAGATTAAAGATCTGCGTTTATTCAGCGAAAACGATTTACGGTTTTTGAAACAGTTTACAAGTGCAGTGTAATTTTTTGTGACGAACTTTTGTTCTTTATTCAACATCGTTGTGTCACTCTCTTGTGCTTTTCATTTCTATACTCATCTCTTATTAAGTAGTTATGGTTTTAGTTACCGGCGGTTCAGGTTTAATAGGAAAAGAACTGATAAAACTATTGCTCTTGCAAAACAAGACGGTAATTGCTACTTATAATAAAACACCTTTACCGGATTTCAATACTCCCCTGTTAACACAGATTCATTGTACTATTTTAGATGCTGCACAATTGGAAGAAATAATGCAGGAAGTAGAAGAGGTATATCATTGTGCTGCATTGGTAACATTTAATGCTGCAAGAGTAAAAGAGTTATACTCCATTAATGTAGAAGGTACAGCCAATGTTGTAAATGCAGCATTAAATACGGGCGTAAAAAAATTGGTGTATATAAGTTCCGTAGCAGCACTGGGGAAAAAAATAAACAACAGCACCATTGATGAAAAAATAAAATCTGCTGACCAGGATAAAAACAATCCATACGGCAAAAGTAAATACCTTGCCGAAATGGAAGTATGGCGTGGTATTGCAGAAGGATTAAATGCAGTAATTGTAAATCCTACCGTGGTGCTTGGTGCAGGCGACTGGAGTAAAGGTTCTACCAAAATATTTCAAACAGTTTATAATGAATTCCCCTGGTACAGCGATGGCGTAACAGGTTTTGTAGATGCGAGGGATGTTGCCAGGGCAATGATACAATTAATGAATAGCAGCATTACTAATGAACGTTTTATTGTAAGCGCAACCAATAAAAGCTATGAGGAAGTATTTACATTGATCGCTAAATCATTCAATAAAAAACCTCCCTACAAAAAAGTAACGCCATTTTTATCCTCACTGGTTTGGCGACTGGAAGCTTTTAAAAGTTATTTTACCGGCGCAGAACCATTGGTTACAAAAGACACAGCGGCAACTGCATTAAAGAAAGTGCATTATGATAACAGCAAGCTGCTAAAAGCCTTACCAACATTTCAATACACGCCATTAGAACAAACAATTATTGATACCTGCACAATATTTGCAACAAAGAATTAACATTCATTCTTGTAAATTCGTATTTATCCAATAGTCTCAACACACTTATATGAAAAAACTTTTTTTAGCATTTGTAACGTTGATCATTGCTTCCGTTGCATTTTCTCAATCCACTTATTTTTATGTAAAAGGCGTTGTTATTGATGCCCAAACAAAAGCACCATTACAGGCGGCATCTGTATTTGCAGAAAATACAACACAGGGTACTGTAACAGATGCGCAAGGAAATTTTGCTTTACAATTACCTTCGGGTGGTTATGATATAGCTATAACATTTACAGGTTACTCTACCGAAACAAGAAGGATATCCTCATCAGATGCAAGCAATAAACAATTAGAAATTAGCTTGAATAAAAAAGAAGAGTCGTTAGCTGCAGTTGCTGTTGTAGGCAGCAATGAAGTAAAAGATGGCTGGGAAAAATACGGCGAGCTTTTTACAAATGATTATATAGGCAAAACAAGGTTCAGCAGTGATTGCCATATTCTGAATCCGGATGTATTGAAATTCTATTATAGCAAAAGAAAGAATCGCTTAAAAGTTCTATCATCAACGCCTATTGAAATTCGCAATGACGCATTAGGCTATAATATTAAATATACGCTTGATTCTTTTACATACGACTATAACACACAAACAACAGTTTATACCGGCTCTCCTTTATTTGAAGAAATGAAACCTGAAACGGATGCACAGCTAACTAAATGGAAAGCAAACCGCATACAGGCATATCATGGCTCTATTCTACAATTCATGCGAAGTGTTTATAAAAAAACAATGCCAAATGAAGGCTTTGAAATTCAATTCATAGCTCCCAATGATGGCAACGATACTGCCATCAAACTGAAAGATTTTTATGGGGCATTAAATTATAAGTTGGATGATAGTGATAAAACTGTTGAAATAAAGCCAAACCAGCAAAATGTAGCGGTTATTTATAATAATGAACCGCCTGAGCAAAATTATTTATCGGCAAATGAAGATGCTCCTAAAAAGTACCAGCTTTCTTTTGTCGCTTTCAGCGAACCTATCACTATAGAATCAAATGGTTACTATTATGACCAGAATGATCTCACGATCACGGGTTATTGGGCATGGACAAAAGTAGCAGACATGTTGCCGTATGATTTTGTACCGGAGTAATAATTTACTTATTGACCTTCTCCCATAACTGCGGAATACGCTTTATCCAAACCAATTCACGTTTTTTCTCTCTTGCATCTTCGGCAGGATAGCCAAAATAAGTTTTATTGCCTTCCAACGATGACGGCACGCCACTTTGTGCCAATACTACCGCATTATCCCCAATGGTTAATGTTTTACTTACACCTACCTGCCCCCATAGTGTAACGCCAGCTCCAATTTCAACAGCGCCCGCAATACCAACCTGCGCCGCCAGTAAACAATTTTTTCCAATAACCGTATCATGGCCAATATGGATCATATTATCCATTTTGGTTCCCTGCCCAATTTTTGTATCATGACTAACGCCACGATCGATCGTACAGCTTGCGCCAATTTCTACATCGTTCTCAATCACTACTCTTCCGCAGCTCGGCATTTTTTTATACCAAACATCGCGGTCTTTTTTAGTATTATAATAAAAAGCGTTGCTGCCGATAACAGTGCCGGATTGTATAATTACATTGTCGCCAATAATACAATGCTCCAATATTGTTACGTTAGGATAGATGATGCAATTTTTTCCGATGATTACATTATCGCCAATAAAAACATTTGGATAAACAACCGTTCCTTCACCAACTGTTAATGAATCGCTGATTGATTTTTTCTCAGGAGTAAATGGACGAAAATGATTGATGATCTTACAATAAGCTTCAAAAGGATTGTCTGTTATTAACAATGCTTTTCCTTCCGGTACATCTACTTGTTTGTTGATGATGATAAAACTTGCAGCACTGTTAATACACTTGTCATAATACTTTGGATGATCTACAAATACCAGGTCACCTTTTTCAACTTTATGAATTTCATTAATGCCCGTTGCTTGTGCATTTTTATCACCAACCAATGTTGCATTTATAAAATTTGCCAGCCATTCAACAGAAACAGGAGAAGGAAACTGCATAATATTTTGTTTTAACGAAGTTAACAGAGTAATTGATAATTGCGTGATGAAGAGTTGATAATTGTTGCAAATCGTAAACTTACTTTCGCTTATCAATTATAAAACTATTAATCATCAATTCAATGAAACATAACAATATCAATACTCTTCATCAATGCTTATGTTTTAATTTTTAATCCGGCAGATAGTAATAGTAATTTTACAGTAGATGAAACTATAATTATTGAATGTTATTAACCTGCTCCTTATCCACAACGTAAATAAAAATGTGAATAAAATTTATGGTAAAAGATTCTTAGTTAGAAAAAATTCTTTTTAATATTGTGAAGGGAATTTATTCCCGGTACTTACTAACCCATCCATATAATGAAGCTCGACGGTAAAATGTCGGGCTTTCTTATTTTTATTAATTAATTACTTCAGCATTGAACAAGTACTTTATTATTTATAAACCATTTAATGTTTTATCACAATTCACTTCGCAGGAAGGAAAGCAAACATTGAAAGATCATTTTGATGTGCCAACAGATGTTTATCCTGTAGGAAGATTGGATTATGACAGTGAAGGTTTATTGATTCTTACCAACGATAAAAAATTAAATCACACATTATTAAACCCAACGTTTAAGCATGAGCGTGAGTATTGGGTACAGGTAGATGGCAACATAACAGAAGATGCAATTGCTATTTTAAAAAAAGGCGTAACGATTTCTGTAGATGGCAAACCACATCGCACGCTTCCCTGCAAGGCAAGCTTGTTTAAAGAAGAACCTTTAGTGCCTGTAAGAAACCCGCCAATACGATTTCGTAAAAACATTCCGGCGCCATGGATAAAACTTATGCTGGCAGAAGGCAAGAACCGGCAGGTTCGTAAAATGACCGCTGCCGTTGGCTTTCCAACGCTTCGACTTATTCGAAGACGCATAGAAAAAGTGGATATTGAAGGATTTAATCCCGGAGACATGCAGGTAGTTTCAGAACAGGAAATTTATAAATTACTGTTTGGAAAATAAACAGATAAACCAATAAACCAATAAACTATTAACTTGCAATAAATACATAGCGATGCTAAAATCAATGACAGGATTTGGAAGGGCAGAACAAACCGTGAATGATAAAACATTTTTGGTTGAAATAAAATCATTAAACGGAAAACAATTTGAGTTACAGTTAAAGTTGCCCCCATTATTAAAGCCGTATGAATTTGACATAAGAAATATTTTACAGGAACAATTGGTAAGAGGTAGTGTTGATTGCATGATCACCATTAAACAAAACGGAACATCCAAACCTGTTACTATTAATACCGATCTTATCAAAGCATATTATCAGCAGATTGAACAATTAGCGGGCGAATTAAAAATTGACACCAACTCTGTACTAAGCGCTTTGCTTCGTTTACCCGAAATAGTTACACCTACCAACGACATGTTAAACGAAAATGATTTTAATGAATTTAAAAAAGTATTGAACAATGCTTTAACAGAATTAAATAATCATCGTATAGAAGAAGGCGCCAGCCTGGAAAAAGATCTGATAAAACGTATTACTAATATTAATGCACAGGAAGAATCAATTATAAAGCTGGAGCCTAATCGTTTAAAAAAGATAAGAGAGAACATTGAGCAATTATTGCAGGAACATGTAGGAAAAGAAAATTATGATAATAACCGATTGGAGCAAGAACTGATTTATTATATAGAAAAGATAGACATTCATGAAGAGCAAGTTCGTTTAAAGCAACACTGTGAATATTTTAATACATTGCTGGCAGATAAAGATGAATCAAAAGGAAAAAAATTATCTTTTATTATACAGGAAATGGGACGTGAAATTAATACTACCGGCAGTAAGGCCTATGATGCTGACATTCAAAAATGCGTAGTGATAATGAAAGATGAATTGGAAAAAGCAAAAGAACAAGTATTGAACGTTTTATAAAAAAGTAAAAATGAAAAAGATCCGCTTTCACTTTTTGCCTCCAATTGCCTTCTTATCGTTGTTTTTCTTTGCTTTTTCTTCCTGCAACTACCATATAGATGTTTACGAAAAAACTGTGACGATACCTAAATACGAGTGGCAGTATAATCTTGTTCCTGCGTTTCAATTTAACATCAGCGATACATCGGCACAGTATAATATATATATAGCATTACGGCATACCGATGCGTATAATTATAATAATATATGCCTCAATGTCGGAATGCAGCCTCCCGGCGATACCATCCGTTATCAAAAAGTAGATCTGCCTTTGGGTAACGACGCAACAGGTTGGGAAGGTACGGGCATGGATGATATTTGGGAAGTGCGCAAGCTGATCACCAGCGGACCGGTAAAATTTAAAAAAGCCGGAGAATATAAATTCACAGCGGCACAGGTTATGCGTGAAAATCCATTAAAAAATGTAATGAATGTTGGTATCCGGGTGGAAAAAGTGGATTGATTACCGGAACATTACTATTGGTTATTTTCTTCATCCTTTTACCCATTATTAATTTTTAATTATTATAATGGCTCTTTCCTATTATAAAACAAAAAATCTTCGCATCATCTTTATTATATACTGGTTTTTGCTGGCATATATTATTGCGGCGTTGATTTGGTGGTTCATTGCGCTGAACCAGCAAAATCACCAAATGGCACAGTACAAGCTGGCACAACTAAAACACGACGCCCCCAATTACATACAAATTGTTGATGAGATACAGCTGATAGAAAAAAAGAAAACTGCACAATACATTGGCGAAGGCAGTATCTTTCTTTTGTTGTTATTAACAGGTGCCGTTTTTATTTACCGGGCAGTGCGCCGACAGTTCAAACAGGGCAGGCAGCAGCAACATTTTATGATGGCCGTTACGCATGAATTAAAAACACCCATTGCTGTAACCAAGCTCAATTTGGAAACTTTACAAAAACGAAAGCTGACAGAAGAACAACAACAACATCTTATTGCAAACACCATACAGGAAGCCAACCGTTTAAATGCACTTTGCAATAACATGCTGCTGGCCTCACAAATGGAAGCCGGCAGTTATACATCTACAAAAGAAGAAATTAATTTAAGCGAATTGGTAAATGAATGTGCCAATGATTTTATGATGCGTTTCTCTCAACGCATCATAATAGTAAATATTGAAAATGAGATATTCATTGATGGAGATAAATTATTATTACAGATGGCTGTTAATAATTTAATTGACAATGCGCTTAAATATTCGCCAAAAGCTTCAACAGTAGAGGTTTCTCTATCCAAAGAAAGAAACATAGCTTTTGTATCCATAAAAGATGAAGGCAAAGGAATTGATATGTCGGAAAAGCAAAAAGTATTTGATAAGTTCTATCGCATGGGCAAAACAGATGGCAAAGGAACGGGACTTGGCTTGTATCTTACCCAAAAAATAATAAGGCAACATAATGCCAATATCTTTGTTACTGATAATACACCAACAGGAAGTATTTTTACAATACGATTTAATCATAACAGTTAACTCTTTAAATGCCGGAAAAGAAAACATCTATATTATTAGTAGAAGACGAGGAAAATTTACAGGAAGCGCTTAAGTTGAACCTTGAGCTGGAAAGCTATGAAGTTACCAGTGTGTATGATGGCGCCGAAGCATTAAAGGCTGTTCAACAGGAACATTTTGACCTTATGATCCTGGATGTAATGCTTCCTGAATTAGACGGTATCAGCGTTTGCGAAAACATTCGTTTACAGAACAATGATATTCCTATACTAATGTTAAGCGCTAAAAACAGTAGTGCCGACAGGGTATTGGGTTTAAAAAAAGGCGCTGATGACTATTTGACCAAGCCATTTAATTTAGAAGAGCTATTGTTACGGGTAAGCAAACTCCTGGAAAAAAGCCGTCGTTCATCTACAAAGCAGCCATTGGCGCAGGTGTATATTTTTGGC
The Ferruginibacter albus DNA segment above includes these coding regions:
- a CDS encoding NAD-dependent epimerase/dehydratase family protein; this translates as MVLVTGGSGLIGKELIKLLLLQNKTVIATYNKTPLPDFNTPLLTQIHCTILDAAQLEEIMQEVEEVYHCAALVTFNAARVKELYSINVEGTANVVNAALNTGVKKLVYISSVAALGKKINNSTIDEKIKSADQDKNNPYGKSKYLAEMEVWRGIAEGLNAVIVNPTVVLGAGDWSKGSTKIFQTVYNEFPWYSDGVTGFVDARDVARAMIQLMNSSITNERFIVSATNKSYEEVFTLIAKSFNKKPPYKKVTPFLSSLVWRLEAFKSYFTGAEPLVTKDTAATALKKVHYDNSKLLKALPTFQYTPLEQTIIDTCTIFATKN
- a CDS encoding pseudouridine synthase, which translates into the protein MNKYFIIYKPFNVLSQFTSQEGKQTLKDHFDVPTDVYPVGRLDYDSEGLLILTNDKKLNHTLLNPTFKHEREYWVQVDGNITEDAIAILKKGVTISVDGKPHRTLPCKASLFKEEPLVPVRNPPIRFRKNIPAPWIKLMLAEGKNRQVRKMTAAVGFPTLRLIRRRIEKVDIEGFNPGDMQVVSEQEIYKLLFGK
- a CDS encoding YicC/YloC family endoribonuclease, with translation MLKSMTGFGRAEQTVNDKTFLVEIKSLNGKQFELQLKLPPLLKPYEFDIRNILQEQLVRGSVDCMITIKQNGTSKPVTINTDLIKAYYQQIEQLAGELKIDTNSVLSALLRLPEIVTPTNDMLNENDFNEFKKVLNNALTELNNHRIEEGASLEKDLIKRITNINAQEESIIKLEPNRLKKIRENIEQLLQEHVGKENYDNNRLEQELIYYIEKIDIHEEQVRLKQHCEYFNTLLADKDESKGKKLSFIIQEMGREINTTGSKAYDADIQKCVVIMKDELEKAKEQVLNVL
- a CDS encoding gliding motility lipoprotein GldH — its product is MKKIRFHFLPPIAFLSLFFFAFSSCNYHIDVYEKTVTIPKYEWQYNLVPAFQFNISDTSAQYNIYIALRHTDAYNYNNICLNVGMQPPGDTIRYQKVDLPLGNDATGWEGTGMDDIWEVRKLITSGPVKFKKAGEYKFTAAQVMRENPLKNVMNVGIRVEKVD
- the pheS gene encoding phenylalanine--tRNA ligase subunit alpha; this encodes MEQLIKQIEDYKQEINNYVAANADDAETFRIKYLGTKGLVKSVMGEMKNVPADQKKEFGQLLNDFKLFTEAKYEELKETTDNGKANTENTIDISLPADTLPLGSRHPISLVRNRIVSIFQRLGFAVAEGPEIEDDWHNFTALNLPENHPARDMQDTFYINQNPDWLLRTHTSSVQVREMEKGKLPIRIICPGRVYRNETISARAHCFFHQVEGLYIAENVSFADLKQTLYFFVQEMFGESVKVRFRPSYFPFTEPSAEMDISCLICGGKGCNVCKHTGWVEILGCGMVHPNLLENCGIDSNKYTGFAFGMGVERITMLKYQIKDLRLFSENDLRFLKQFTSAV
- a CDS encoding formimidoylglutamase, translating into MLDLHDFLEPISFYGSDIDFGYNDGQLATHVNAYKHEMPDVANADIVIMGIGESRGSGIFNSRTDSPDAIRKYLYQLHYWHYDVQIADIGNIKTGASITDSYAAFKTVLSELLQLNKTVIILGGSHDLTLAQYFAYRDAQQLVEATCIDAMIDLRGESSIRSENFLLDMLTSEPNLVKHYNHIGFQSYFVHPVMLERMDKLRFDCFRLGHVKDNIDEMEPVLRNTNLLSFDISAIKHSDAPANEISPNGLTGEEACTLTRYAGMSDMLSSFGIYGYDVQSDVNELTAKQIAQMIWYFIDGKYKSKQEVSIEEREYFNEYNTAFAEVDTVFLQSKRSNRWWMQLPNKKFIACSYNDYVNASRNMIPERWLRAQERT
- a CDS encoding carboxypeptidase-like regulatory domain-containing protein: MKKLFLAFVTLIIASVAFSQSTYFYVKGVVIDAQTKAPLQAASVFAENTTQGTVTDAQGNFALQLPSGGYDIAITFTGYSTETRRISSSDASNKQLEISLNKKEESLAAVAVVGSNEVKDGWEKYGELFTNDYIGKTRFSSDCHILNPDVLKFYYSKRKNRLKVLSSTPIEIRNDALGYNIKYTLDSFTYDYNTQTTVYTGSPLFEEMKPETDAQLTKWKANRIQAYHGSILQFMRSVYKKTMPNEGFEIQFIAPNDGNDTAIKLKDFYGALNYKLDDSDKTVEIKPNQQNVAVIYNNEPPEQNYLSANEDAPKKYQLSFVAFSEPITIESNGYYYDQNDLTITGYWAWTKVADMLPYDFVPE
- a CDS encoding response regulator transcription factor, with the protein product MPEKKTSILLVEDEENLQEALKLNLELESYEVTSVYDGAEALKAVQQEHFDLMILDVMLPELDGISVCENIRLQNNDIPILMLSAKNSSADRVLGLKKGADDYLTKPFNLEELLLRVSKLLEKSRRSSTKQPLAQVYIFGKNQVDFKASECITKDGEKIMLTKKEMMLLKLLIENKNEVVTREKILQAVWGYNVYPTTRTIDNFVLNFRKYFEEDSRNPKYFHSVRGVGYKFTE
- a CDS encoding sensor histidine kinase; its protein translation is MALSYYKTKNLRIIFIIYWFLLAYIIAALIWWFIALNQQNHQMAQYKLAQLKHDAPNYIQIVDEIQLIEKKKTAQYIGEGSIFLLLLLTGAVFIYRAVRRQFKQGRQQQHFMMAVTHELKTPIAVTKLNLETLQKRKLTEEQQQHLIANTIQEANRLNALCNNMLLASQMEAGSYTSTKEEINLSELVNECANDFMMRFSQRIIIVNIENEIFIDGDKLLLQMAVNNLIDNALKYSPKASTVEVSLSKERNIAFVSIKDEGKGIDMSEKQKVFDKFYRMGKTDGKGTGLGLYLTQKIIRQHNANIFVTDNTPTGSIFTIRFNHNS
- a CDS encoding D-alanyl-D-alanine carboxypeptidase, which produces MKIQFLQTFSKLKKLLIINCAFLIISSPSSAQIQNFADSLINDSVVSTGHIGISVYDPIANSYLYNYDAAKYFVPASNAKLFTLYAGMKYLGDSLVGLRYKIIEPIKPSTLKYDSFEFRIIPTGDPTFMHPDFTNQPVKNFIENLPYNRLIIHKSNWKATARSEYWSWGDFAESYCPERSAMPVHGNLLTFIWQDSINKDRIIANRQVDVHLRWKTSADFKLNPYWFYGYGLDRNYFDDFYRDRYNLLIDTGRYFTLKKAPADDAIWVIPSKEKVKQVDIPINTEGDRIISILNQQFKNKHFDQVGYKVLLKDGTFESQRQEFQYQESFKDSNLSVIHSQPSDSLFKLMMHRSDNFFAEQTLLMVSNEHLGYMNDEDIIDTLLKSDLKDIPQKPRWVDGSGLSRYNLFTPQSFIYILNKMKNEFGWERLKVILPTGGEGTLKNYYHSDSSFIYAKTGSMSNNNSLSGYLITKKNKLLIFSILVNNFQGDATHVKRAIEQFLENIRDRY
- a CDS encoding UDP-3-O-(3-hydroxymyristoyl)glucosamine N-acyltransferase → MQFPSPVSVEWLANFINATLVGDKNAQATGINEIHKVEKGDLVFVDHPKYYDKCINSAASFIIINKQVDVPEGKALLITDNPFEAYCKIINHFRPFTPEKKSISDSLTVGEGTVVYPNVFIGDNVIIGKNCIIYPNVTILEHCIIGDNVIIQSGTVIGSNAFYYNTKKDRDVWYKKMPSCGRVVIENDVEIGASCTIDRGVSHDTKIGQGTKMDNMIHIGHDTVIGKNCLLAAQVGIAGAVEIGAGVTLWGQVGVSKTLTIGDNAVVLAQSGVPSSLEGNKTYFGYPAEDAREKKRELVWIKRIPQLWEKVNK